Proteins encoded together in one Neobacillus sp. FSL H8-0543 window:
- a CDS encoding arginase family protein: protein MGLLKKDITIINFDETYYAQRKLQDFSHEKLNFQQMKHVNLYCEEDSLQTLKGHLQKRRNRGITFIGNGNYHYLTYPLLTEITKAFTLVLFDNHSDLGTDIDQESSMLSCGSWVSYALKKIPLLQRVVIIGPTTMTLAHYANNPRVVIFPFNRSKPYSLKAILSAIQTQSVYISIDKDVLNPNEVTTNWDQGKMDTSRLIYCLEMILISKQVEGIDICGEASFSPLDALLPNYQSIIHKNERANIQILQKCIEVSSIETRGA from the coding sequence ATGGGATTATTGAAAAAGGATATAACCATTATTAATTTTGATGAAACCTACTATGCACAGCGGAAACTTCAAGACTTCTCACATGAAAAACTTAACTTTCAGCAAATGAAACATGTTAATCTATATTGCGAAGAAGATTCATTACAAACTTTAAAAGGACATTTGCAAAAAAGAAGGAATAGAGGCATTACCTTCATAGGTAATGGAAACTATCATTATCTTACCTATCCATTATTAACCGAAATAACAAAGGCTTTTACCCTCGTTTTATTCGATAATCACTCCGACCTAGGAACCGATATAGACCAGGAAAGCTCGATGCTCTCGTGCGGTTCATGGGTTTCCTATGCACTCAAAAAGATACCATTATTGCAGCGAGTAGTAATCATCGGCCCAACCACTATGACCCTAGCACATTACGCCAATAATCCTCGTGTTGTTATTTTTCCGTTTAATAGAAGTAAACCTTACTCATTAAAGGCAATTCTATCTGCCATTCAAACTCAATCTGTATACATAAGTATTGATAAGGACGTCCTAAATCCAAATGAAGTCACAACGAACTGGGATCAGGGAAAGATGGACACCTCAAGATTAATTTACTGTCTTGAAATGATATTAATATCAAAACAGGTAGAGGGCATCGACATTTGTGGAGAAGCAAGCTTTTCTCCATTAGACGCTTTACTGCCCAACTATCAATCTATTATTCATAAAAATGAGAGAGCAAACATACAAATATTACAAAAGTGCATAGAAGTGAGCAGTATTGAAACACGAGGAGCTTAA
- a CDS encoding MBL fold metallo-hydrolase yields MLVKKNFQQQAINAVQIGNGAVSLQGVKLNVHCFSVDGVLIDTGAKSLEKEFIPFFKQQDIDQVVITHFHEDHTGCAAFLQKELELPVYMNDVMLEYCKKKPDYPMYRKLFWGKRRPFHANAIGNTFSSRNAIWDVIETPGHAIDHLAFLNRETGQLFTGDLYCQEKTKVVLREESIPTIIESLKRVLTYEFEEVFCCHAGYLKDGRAALQRKLEHLLDLQGKIIKHYEDGMSPNQISKALFPKKYPIILFSSGEWDSLHIINSILKEHIKNSMSA; encoded by the coding sequence ATGTTAGTAAAGAAAAATTTCCAACAACAGGCGATAAATGCGGTTCAAATAGGTAACGGTGCAGTGTCGTTACAAGGGGTAAAATTAAATGTTCATTGCTTTTCTGTTGATGGTGTTTTAATTGATACGGGGGCAAAATCATTAGAAAAGGAATTTATACCCTTTTTTAAACAACAAGATATCGATCAAGTGGTAATCACGCATTTTCATGAAGATCATACAGGCTGTGCAGCGTTTTTACAAAAAGAGCTTGAGCTGCCTGTTTATATGAACGATGTGATGCTTGAGTATTGTAAAAAGAAGCCTGATTATCCCATGTATCGAAAATTATTTTGGGGGAAGCGCAGACCTTTTCATGCAAATGCAATTGGAAATACTTTTTCATCCCGTAATGCAATATGGGACGTGATTGAAACACCCGGTCATGCTATCGATCATTTGGCCTTTCTAAATCGTGAAACCGGTCAACTGTTTACTGGAGATTTGTATTGCCAGGAAAAGACAAAGGTCGTTTTACGCGAAGAAAGCATTCCAACCATTATTGAATCCTTAAAGCGAGTTTTAACCTATGAATTTGAAGAGGTGTTCTGCTGCCATGCTGGCTATTTAAAAGATGGGCGTGCTGCTTTACAAAGAAAGCTAGAACATCTGTTAGATCTTCAAGGAAAAATTATTAAACACTACGAGGATGGAATGTCACCGAATCAAATTAGCAAAGCTCTTTTTCCAAAAAAATATCCCATCATCCTTTTTTCTTCAGGGGAATGGGACTCATTGCACATCATAAATTCTATTCTAAAAGAACACATTAAAAATTCAATGTCTGCCTAG
- a CDS encoding heavy-metal-associated domain-containing protein: MKKIVLGVEPLSCPSCIKKIETALNKTDGVEEAKVMFHSNKVKAQFNEDVVNADTIQSVITNLGYPVLSQKIS, from the coding sequence ATGAAAAAAATTGTACTTGGTGTTGAACCATTAAGCTGCCCATCTTGCATTAAGAAAATTGAAACGGCATTAAACAAAACCGATGGGGTGGAAGAAGCAAAAGTCATGTTCCACTCAAACAAAGTTAAGGCTCAGTTCAATGAGGATGTTGTCAATGCGGATACTATTCAAAGTGTCATCACAAACCTTGGCTATCCAGTCCTTTCACAAAAAATTTCTTAA
- a CDS encoding sigma-70 family RNA polymerase sigma factor: protein MEVAKLVQEARKGNDEAFEQLISSVRYKLYRTAYSYLRNEQDALDIYQETIYKAYTSIKTLKNPASFQSWIVKILVFKSIDFIRKESRHFTTDDVEIFAELISKENIDYIAHSMDLSEAFKFLDPKYKTIILLRYYHDLSIKEIANIMDYPEGTVKSHLNRAKKELKPILREGYFYE from the coding sequence ATGGAAGTAGCTAAATTAGTACAAGAGGCAAGGAAAGGTAATGATGAAGCATTTGAACAACTAATAAGTTCTGTTCGCTATAAATTGTATCGGACTGCCTATTCGTACCTTAGAAATGAACAAGATGCTCTTGATATTTATCAAGAAACAATTTACAAGGCTTATACTTCTATAAAGACGTTAAAAAACCCAGCAAGTTTTCAAAGCTGGATTGTAAAGATTCTTGTTTTTAAATCAATTGATTTTATTCGAAAAGAGTCGCGACATTTTACAACAGATGATGTAGAAATATTTGCTGAATTAATTTCAAAAGAAAATATCGATTACATAGCCCATTCAATGGACTTATCAGAAGCCTTTAAGTTCCTGGACCCCAAATACAAGACCATTATCTTGCTGAGGTATTATCACGATTTGTCCATTAAGGAAATTGCCAACATTATGGATTACCCGGAAGGAACGGTGAAATCCCACTTGAATAGAGCAAAAAAAGAGCTGAAGCCGATTCTAAGGGAGGGTTATTTTTATGAATAA
- a CDS encoding flagellar basal body rod protein, giving the protein MKKFGLLLAGGMAVIIFLSTIGPMIGLLVSLVLLYFIYKQFLKADSTGGKVALGILGFILLMASIANAPAIIGVVAAYILYLVYKNWNRSKRSAVKEDSDPFVNFEKQWTELKNY; this is encoded by the coding sequence ATGAAAAAATTTGGTTTACTTTTAGCGGGAGGAATGGCGGTCATCATCTTTTTATCAACGATTGGTCCGATGATCGGGTTACTTGTTAGTCTGGTGCTTCTGTACTTTATATACAAGCAGTTTTTAAAAGCAGATTCCACTGGAGGAAAAGTAGCATTAGGGATTCTTGGATTCATTCTACTGATGGCTTCTATCGCTAATGCACCTGCAATTATTGGTGTTGTTGCAGCATATATACTCTATCTTGTTTATAAAAACTGGAACCGCAGCAAAAGGAGCGCAGTAAAAGAAGACTCAGACCCATTTGTTAATTTTGAAAAACAATGGACTGAATTAAAAAATTACTAA
- a CDS encoding hydantoinase/oxoprolinase family protein translates to MNIYRIGIDVGGTHTDAVLLDQNNQVVSETKSATTEDVATGIYNAMKKIIDEANVPREQIKYAMLGTTHCTNAIVERKRLNNIAAIRIGAPATLAVKPLIGVPEDLREALGKHVYLIRGGHEFDGREIVDLDEERLYEIAHEIKGKVDSVAITSVFSPVTKNHEQRASEILREVLGEDIAISLSSEIGSVGLLERENATILNASVVNVAKTAAEGFINALKAEGIEARVFFGQNDGTLMSVEYAIRYPIFTVACGPTNSLRGASYLSELTDAIVVDVGGTTSDVGVLVQSFPRESSLAVEIGGARTNFRMPDLVSIGLGGGTIVRIQENGEFTIGPDSVGYRLPEKGLIFGGDTLTTTDVAVALGKVELGDASKVAHLDQSLLKRIYQKLVEMVEEAIDKMKTSAAPVPVILVGGGGILLPEELRGASKVIRPQHSGVANAIGSAISQVSGQIEKVYTLDVIGREKALEDAKTIAMSEAVNAGAEPDSLVIVDIEDVPLAYMPGNATRIRVKAAGELAHFKTHELV, encoded by the coding sequence ATGAATATTTATCGTATAGGAATCGATGTCGGGGGAACCCATACTGATGCCGTACTTTTAGATCAAAATAACCAAGTGGTTTCTGAAACAAAATCGGCGACTACTGAGGATGTAGCAACTGGAATTTACAATGCTATGAAAAAAATTATTGACGAAGCGAATGTGCCTCGCGAGCAAATTAAATATGCGATGCTTGGCACCACTCATTGTACCAATGCCATCGTCGAACGAAAACGATTGAATAACATTGCGGCAATCCGCATTGGAGCACCTGCCACTTTAGCAGTGAAACCACTTATTGGCGTTCCAGAGGATCTCCGTGAGGCACTAGGCAAGCATGTTTATCTAATCCGCGGAGGACATGAATTTGATGGCCGTGAGATTGTTGACTTAGATGAAGAGCGTTTATATGAAATTGCTCATGAAATCAAAGGGAAGGTAGATTCGGTAGCAATTACGTCTGTCTTTTCTCCAGTAACGAAAAATCATGAACAAAGGGCAAGTGAGATTTTACGAGAAGTCCTTGGAGAGGATATTGCCATTTCTTTATCTTCAGAGATCGGGTCAGTCGGATTATTGGAACGAGAAAATGCTACGATTCTAAATGCTTCTGTTGTCAATGTGGCAAAAACAGCTGCTGAGGGCTTTATCAATGCCTTAAAAGCGGAAGGTATTGAAGCCCGAGTATTTTTCGGACAAAACGACGGGACATTAATGTCCGTTGAGTACGCTATTCGATACCCTATTTTCACCGTTGCCTGTGGACCAACCAATTCATTACGCGGTGCCTCATATTTGAGTGAGCTTACCGATGCGATTGTGGTGGACGTTGGCGGAACAACATCAGATGTTGGTGTTCTCGTTCAATCGTTCCCAAGGGAGTCCTCGTTAGCGGTTGAAATTGGCGGTGCGCGTACAAATTTCCGCATGCCTGACCTTGTTTCCATCGGCCTTGGCGGAGGTACGATTGTTAGAATTCAAGAAAATGGTGAATTCACGATTGGACCAGACAGTGTCGGATACCGTCTGCCTGAAAAGGGGTTAATTTTTGGCGGCGATACGTTAACGACTACCGATGTGGCTGTAGCCCTAGGGAAAGTTGAATTGGGAGATGCTTCAAAGGTAGCGCATTTGGATCAATCATTATTGAAGAGAATCTATCAAAAATTAGTAGAAATGGTAGAGGAAGCGATTGATAAAATGAAAACAAGCGCTGCCCCTGTCCCGGTTATCCTTGTTGGCGGAGGCGGCATATTACTCCCAGAAGAATTAAGAGGAGCCTCAAAGGTTATTCGACCACAACATTCAGGTGTTGCCAATGCTATTGGATCCGCGATTTCCCAGGTTAGTGGACAAATTGAAAAGGTCTATACCCTTGATGTAATTGGAAGAGAAAAAGCGTTAGAAGATGCAAAAACAATCGCAATGAGTGAAGCCGTAAATGCGGGAGCAGAACCCGATTCACTTGTTATTGTAGATATCGAAGACGTTCCGCTCGCCTATATGCCAGGAAATGCCACACGTATCCGTGTCAAGGCGGCTGGTGAATTAGCTCATTTCAAAACGCATGAATTAGTTTAG
- a CDS encoding DUF4179 domain-containing protein: MNKEKFNQSIDNIDVPLEKLLAREKAAMNQGKNRRKHGRTTKQSILVACGLCISLLGSGFVSTGMAEALSNIPLIGPIYNDFRDIASEKIERDQLTTVIEKQDSQNGLKMTVKEAAYDGGRLIVTVVYTGVKDLSLEEEKAGFNYITINGQPVKPAMGSTGQDDINSKTIIEHHQFTLSNYNEYGDKIEIAVHGEDLFGYEGKWKVAFPLEKIKGDISEFYPKVKAKTADDVYTITADKVTFSPLSTRIDLTMDYPAEMDENDTWKWFDFSVVDSNGRVYDRLELQSGMAGEYGHHMVLALPPMDTIPQSVTLKPADVNNEGFIEVIKELELVVPLDIQK; this comes from the coding sequence ATGAATAAAGAAAAGTTTAATCAATCAATCGATAACATAGATGTACCGCTTGAGAAGTTATTGGCAAGGGAGAAGGCTGCGATGAACCAGGGGAAGAACAGACGAAAACATGGAAGAACAACTAAACAATCTATATTGGTTGCATGTGGATTATGTATTAGCCTACTTGGCTCTGGGTTTGTTTCGACGGGAATGGCAGAAGCGTTATCAAATATACCACTCATTGGACCAATTTATAACGATTTTAGAGACATAGCCTCTGAAAAAATTGAACGTGATCAACTAACAACGGTGATTGAAAAACAGGATAGTCAAAATGGATTAAAGATGACCGTAAAAGAAGCGGCTTACGATGGCGGCCGGTTAATCGTAACAGTAGTTTACACAGGAGTTAAGGATCTTTCACTGGAAGAAGAAAAAGCCGGCTTTAATTATATAACAATTAACGGACAGCCAGTCAAACCAGCGATGGGATCAACAGGGCAAGATGATATAAACTCGAAAACCATTATTGAACATCATCAATTTACCCTTTCAAATTATAATGAATACGGTGATAAAATTGAGATTGCGGTCCATGGTGAAGATTTATTTGGTTATGAGGGCAAGTGGAAGGTGGCATTCCCACTTGAAAAAATAAAAGGGGATATATCCGAATTCTATCCGAAAGTGAAAGCTAAAACAGCTGATGATGTTTATACTATAACAGCCGATAAAGTAACATTTTCACCTCTTTCAACGAGAATAGATCTAACGATGGATTATCCGGCTGAAATGGATGAAAATGATACATGGAAATGGTTTGATTTCTCCGTGGTCGATAGTAATGGTCGCGTATATGATCGACTTGAACTACAATCAGGCATGGCTGGAGAATACGGACACCATATGGTACTGGCATTGCCACCAATGGATACGATACCTCAGTCAGTTACACTTAAACCAGCAGATGTAAATAATGAAGGTTTTATAGAAGTAATAAAGGAATTAGAATTGGTTGTTCCTTTAGATATACAGAAATGA
- a CDS encoding PTS glucose transporter subunit IIA produces MLKNLFKKAKLNIVTPVNGSIIPLDQVPDPVFSEKMMGEGVAVMPSEGNIYAPVNGTIVQIANTKHAIGILAEEGSEILIHVGLETVSLKGEGFKVRVNLGDKVSVGQILLEVDWEYIRKNAKSTVTPIVITNSQNGKKQYTLTNETEAIQGKTIIMTVSGK; encoded by the coding sequence ATGTTAAAGAATTTATTTAAGAAAGCAAAATTAAATATAGTTACACCAGTAAATGGAAGCATTATCCCGCTTGACCAGGTACCAGATCCAGTTTTTAGTGAAAAGATGATGGGAGAAGGAGTGGCAGTGATGCCATCCGAGGGAAATATTTATGCACCTGTTAATGGAACGATTGTTCAGATTGCGAATACGAAGCATGCGATTGGTATTCTTGCTGAAGAAGGTTCAGAGATTCTTATTCACGTAGGATTGGAAACGGTTTCGTTAAAAGGGGAAGGCTTTAAGGTAAGAGTCAATCTCGGAGACAAGGTTTCCGTCGGTCAGATACTGCTGGAAGTGGATTGGGAGTATATCCGTAAAAATGCGAAAAGCACAGTAACACCAATCGTCATTACCAATAGCCAAAATGGAAAAAAACAGTATACGCTTACGAATGAAACGGAAGCCATTCAAGGAAAGACAATTATCATGACTGTATCTGGTAAGTGA
- a CDS encoding PRD domain-containing protein, with product MKIKKILNNNAVVVADGQEEKIAIGAGIAFEKRKNDIVNIHKIEKLFVMKENEKFHQLLTRIPEEHFIISEEIISHAEEYIGTKLNEHIHIVLTDHISFAIEREMEGIHLKNKLLHEIKILYKREYEVGLWAIQHIKEKFNINMSVDEAAFIALHIHTMKLQGGDLRQTVRQTTIVRDMVQKIMEILRIRVNEDDISYHRLVTHLRFALFRINQFEHHAMDDEMLGMIKRKFPKSYSCASEVAKELSLVHGVVLPDQELGYITLHIERLRKQ from the coding sequence ATGAAAATCAAAAAAATTTTAAATAATAATGCAGTTGTAGTAGCAGATGGCCAGGAGGAAAAGATTGCAATTGGAGCCGGAATTGCCTTTGAAAAGAGGAAGAATGATATCGTAAATATTCATAAAATTGAAAAGCTTTTCGTCATGAAGGAAAATGAAAAGTTTCATCAATTACTTACACGAATTCCAGAAGAACATTTTATCATCTCAGAGGAAATTATTTCACATGCAGAAGAATATATTGGTACAAAGCTAAACGAGCATATTCATATTGTCTTAACCGATCATATTTCTTTTGCCATCGAGAGAGAAATGGAAGGAATACATTTAAAAAACAAGCTTTTACATGAAATAAAGATTTTATATAAAAGAGAATATGAAGTAGGGCTTTGGGCGATTCAACATATTAAAGAAAAATTCAATATTAATATGTCAGTCGATGAAGCAGCGTTTATTGCACTTCATATTCACACAATGAAGCTTCAAGGAGGTGATTTAAGGCAGACAGTTAGGCAGACAACAATTGTAAGAGATATGGTTCAGAAGATTATGGAAATCTTGAGGATTAGGGTAAATGAGGACGACATCTCGTATCATCGACTTGTCACCCACCTAAGATTTGCATTATTCAGGATTAATCAGTTTGAGCATCATGCAATGGATGATGAAATGCTTGGGATGATTAAAAGGAAGTTTCCTAAGTCATACAGCTGTGCATCTGAAGTTGCCAAGGAATTATCCTTAGTACACGGAGTAGTCCTGCCAGACCAAGAATTAGGTTACATCACGCTTCATATTGAAAGATTAAGAAAACAATAG
- a CDS encoding PspA/IM30 family protein yields MTNLLTRLKNTVMADLNAALDQKEKQNPIALLNQYLRQCEQETEKVGKLVERQATLKDEFAKELAQAVELSEKRKYQAEIAFKAGETELHQFAAAEHQQYSERAERLKVSLVQVEGQLSELERKHQEMEHKLKDMNLRRMELMGRENITRANLRINQVVDSNSYSDKPSSRFQEIENYIDRLEHTVNSSFYRNTIDAQVAQLEKEMKIEESKSIS; encoded by the coding sequence ATGACAAACCTATTAACCAGATTAAAAAATACAGTGATGGCTGATTTAAACGCTGCTCTTGATCAAAAAGAAAAACAAAACCCAATTGCTTTACTTAACCAGTACCTACGCCAATGTGAACAGGAAACAGAAAAGGTGGGTAAGCTAGTAGAACGACAAGCTACACTTAAAGACGAGTTTGCAAAAGAGCTTGCACAGGCTGTGGAGCTATCTGAAAAAAGGAAATACCAGGCTGAAATTGCATTCAAAGCAGGTGAGACAGAGCTACACCAATTTGCTGCAGCAGAGCACCAGCAATATTCGGAGCGTGCTGAGAGGTTGAAGGTATCCTTGGTACAAGTGGAAGGGCAGCTAAGTGAATTAGAAAGAAAGCATCAAGAAATGGAGCATAAGCTAAAAGACATGAATCTTCGCAGGATGGAGCTTATGGGGCGGGAAAATATTACACGGGCAAACTTGCGCATAAACCAAGTAGTAGATTCAAATAGTTATTCTGATAAGCCATCATCCCGTTTTCAAGAAATTGAAAACTACATTGACCGCCTTGAACATACAGTAAACAGTTCCTTTTACCGTAATACAATTGACGCTCAAGTAGCTCAATTGGAAAAGGAAATGAAGATCGAAGAGAGCAAGTCCATTTCTTAA
- a CDS encoding NAD(P)-dependent alcohol dehydrogenase: MKKSNLVKVGGIFIKAIVTNKYGPPDVLELKEVEKPVLEDNQVLVKVHASSINYGNLVLLRGEPFLARFAFGLLKPKYSIPGGDIAGVIEAVGKDVQRLQPGDEVFGDLSGSGWGGLAEYVSVPEKALALKPANLSFEEAAAVPMAGVTALQGLRDKGKIQQGQRVLIYGASGGVGTFAVQVAKSFGAEVTAVCSTRNLEIVSSIGADYVIDYTKGKFNEIEQNFDLILGVNGYQPVSAYKRALRPNGIFVHVGGSGAQMFQVMIQGPWISMTDSKKMSSFLQRANQNDLVYMKELLEAGKVKPVIDRSFPLGDIQEAFRYFEQGHAQGKVVITV; encoded by the coding sequence ATGAAAAAATCAAATTTAGTTAAAGTAGGGGGGATTTTTATAAAAGCGATCGTTACTAACAAATATGGGCCGCCTGATGTTCTTGAGTTAAAGGAGGTTGAAAAACCTGTTCTAGAAGATAATCAAGTATTGGTAAAGGTTCATGCATCATCCATAAATTATGGTAACCTGGTACTTTTGAGAGGGGAACCGTTCTTGGCACGCTTTGCATTCGGTCTGCTAAAACCAAAATACTCCATTCCCGGAGGTGATATCGCAGGTGTAATTGAGGCAGTCGGCAAAGATGTTCAGCGCCTCCAGCCAGGTGATGAGGTGTTCGGAGACCTATCAGGCTCCGGGTGGGGTGGTCTGGCCGAATATGTATCTGTTCCCGAAAAGGCATTGGCATTAAAACCGGCCAATCTGTCTTTTGAGGAAGCTGCTGCGGTTCCTATGGCTGGGGTCACCGCCCTGCAAGGTCTTCGGGATAAAGGTAAAATACAGCAGGGACAGAGGGTTTTGATTTATGGTGCCTCTGGTGGTGTTGGGACTTTCGCCGTACAAGTTGCCAAATCGTTCGGGGCGGAAGTTACCGCTGTGTGCAGTACGAGAAATTTAGAGATCGTCAGTTCAATTGGAGCAGACTATGTGATTGACTATACCAAGGGTAAATTTAACGAAATAGAGCAGAATTTTGATCTAATTCTTGGGGTTAATGGATATCAGCCAGTTTCCGCTTATAAACGGGCATTACGGCCAAACGGAATTTTTGTACACGTGGGAGGTTCCGGGGCTCAAATGTTCCAAGTCATGATACAAGGCCCATGGATTTCAATGACTGACAGCAAGAAAATGTCCAGCTTTTTACAAAGGGCAAACCAAAACGATCTGGTGTATATGAAAGAACTTCTCGAAGCAGGAAAAGTTAAACCGGTTATTGATAGAAGCTTCCCTTTGGGTGATATACAGGAAGCTTTCAGGTATTTTGAACAAGGACACGCGCAAGGGAAAGTTGTCATCACCGTGTAA
- a CDS encoding FMN-binding negative transcriptional regulator: protein MYIPKNFEINDKDIIYDFIERYSFATLFSQHNGEPYATHLPLILNKDESALYGHFARPNEQWKDVENQQVLVVFQGPHCYISPSWYETTNAVPTWNYVAIHLYGTMEIIEDDKVIFDSLNDLVNKYESPDSPYNLNEVEPRYIEGMSKGIVAFKIKISKIEAKAKLSQNHPLERQELIIKHLERTSNQDNIQVASLMRRNPKK, encoded by the coding sequence ATGTATATACCTAAAAATTTCGAAATCAACGACAAAGATATTATTTATGACTTTATTGAAAGGTACAGCTTCGCAACTTTATTTTCTCAGCATAATGGAGAGCCGTACGCTACTCACCTTCCACTGATATTAAATAAAGATGAAAGTGCTTTATATGGTCATTTCGCAAGACCGAACGAGCAATGGAAGGATGTAGAAAACCAACAAGTTCTTGTTGTTTTCCAGGGTCCACACTGTTATATTTCACCTTCTTGGTATGAAACAACTAACGCAGTACCAACTTGGAATTATGTAGCTATACATTTATATGGAACGATGGAGATAATCGAAGATGACAAAGTGATATTTGATTCTTTAAATGACTTAGTAAATAAATATGAAAGTCCTGATAGTCCATACAATTTGAATGAAGTAGAACCCCGTTATATTGAGGGAATGAGTAAAGGCATTGTAGCGTTCAAAATCAAAATCTCAAAAATTGAAGCAAAAGCTAAATTAAGTCAAAACCACCCTTTGGAACGACAGGAGTTAATTATCAAGCATTTAGAAAGAACTTCAAATCAAGATAATATACAAGTAGCATCACTTATGAGGAGAAACCCTAAAAAATAA
- a CDS encoding NAD(P)H-dependent oxidoreductase has translation MKIIAIVGSNRKESYSKKLAVYMQRRYQMNVEIEILPIEQLPMYNQDDELDPPAIVNEIKNRVKESDGVLFVTPEYNHSVPAFLKNAIDWFSRVDKVLVNKPVMVMGSSPGALGSVRAQIHLRQILNSPGIAALTLPGNEVIISTVHEKLDESGKLTHEPTIQFIDTVMNNFVDWVKKNKGL, from the coding sequence ATGAAAATTATCGCCATCGTGGGTAGTAACCGCAAAGAATCGTATAGTAAAAAGCTAGCTGTTTATATGCAAAGGCGTTATCAAATGAACGTAGAGATAGAAATCTTGCCCATTGAACAGCTGCCAATGTACAACCAGGATGATGAGTTAGATCCGCCAGCTATTGTAAACGAAATAAAAAATAGGGTGAAAGAAAGTGATGGAGTCCTATTTGTTACACCTGAATACAACCACTCTGTACCGGCTTTTTTAAAGAATGCGATTGATTGGTTTTCTCGAGTGGATAAGGTATTAGTGAATAAACCAGTAATGGTTATGGGCAGTTCCCCAGGTGCTTTAGGTTCTGTCCGAGCGCAGATTCATCTGCGGCAAATATTAAACTCACCTGGAATTGCTGCTCTTACGCTGCCAGGAAATGAAGTTATTATTAGTACAGTACATGAAAAGCTTGATGAATCTGGTAAGCTCACTCATGAACCAACCATTCAATTCATAGATACAGTGATGAATAACTTTGTTGATTGGGTTAAGAAAAACAAAGGACTGTAG